One genomic segment of [Phormidium] sp. ETS-05 includes these proteins:
- a CDS encoding type II toxin-antitoxin system HicB family antitoxin, translating into MNYRYSLLIQWSEADGLYLVTLPEFAKLAMQPCTYGKTYEEAIANAQEAIASYLEYCQEEGLVPPSPSPIAA; encoded by the coding sequence ATGAATTACCGCTATAGTTTATTAATTCAATGGTCGGAAGCGGATGGACTGTATTTGGTAACGCTGCCAGAGTTTGCTAAATTGGCGATGCAGCCTTGCACTTATGGGAAAACTTATGAAGAAGCGATCGCCAACGCCCAAGAAGCTATTGCCAGCTATCTTGAGTATTGCCAAGAAGAAGGTTTAGTGCCTCCCAGTCCGTCGCCTATTGCAGCTTAA
- a CDS encoding DUF5615 family PIN-like protein, translating into MKILIDMNLSPTWVQVFARYDIEAIHWSTVGDPRATDRAIMNWASANGYVVFTNDLDFGALLAALSAEAPSVIQVRNQDILPDQIETILIETLRRFESQLESGALITINLTRYRVRILPLTPRLREELP; encoded by the coding sequence ATGAAAATACTAATTGACATGAACCTTTCACCCACATGGGTGCAAGTATTTGCTAGATACGACATAGAGGCTATTCATTGGTCAACAGTTGGCGACCCAAGAGCCACAGACCGGGCGATAATGAACTGGGCCAGCGCTAATGGCTATGTGGTATTTACTAATGACTTAGATTTCGGGGCACTGTTAGCGGCACTCAGCGCCGAAGCGCCCAGTGTGATTCAGGTAAGAAATCAAGACATCCTACCTGATCAGATAGAAACCATCCTGATTGAAACGCTTCGCCGCTTTGAATCGCAACTTGAATCAGGCGCTTTGATTACCATCAATCTTACCCGCTATCGAGTCAGGATTCTGCCCCTGACTCCACGGTTAAGAGAAGAATTACCCTGA
- a CDS encoding DUF433 domain-containing protein encodes MKQLNRITINPEVMGGKPCIRGLRVTVGTIVGLMASGHSPAEILQAYPYLEEADIYEALAYAAWRVEEIEVPLTAG; translated from the coding sequence ATGAAACAGCTAAATCGAATTACCATCAATCCTGAAGTCATGGGAGGCAAACCTTGCATTCGCGGGTTAAGAGTCACCGTGGGCACAATTGTGGGGTTAATGGCATCAGGTCACTCCCCCGCCGAAATATTACAGGCATATCCCTATCTGGAAGAAGCTGATATTTATGAGGCTCTGGCATATGCAGCTTGGCGAGTAGAAGAAATAGAAGTGCCTCTAACAGCCGGATGA
- a CDS encoding pitrilysin family protein translates to MTSTLLPTLSIPRLNFPTVRQLTNGLTIVAEQMPVEAVNLSLWIDVGSAVETHDINGMAHFLEHMVFKGTEKLLAGEFERQIEERGAVTNAATSQDYTHYYITTAPKDFADLAPLQIDVVLNPSIPDAAFDRERLVVLEEIRRAEDNPRRRTYQKSVEMAFEVLPYRRPILGPAAVVENLTPQQMRDFHAQWYQPSSITAVAVGNLPVEELIDIVADGFYRGNHLGLAPNSAPTGGMVSPLAKESAFTEIVREELVDDSLQQARLVMVWRVPGLVDIDETYALDVLSAILGRGRTSRLVQDLRETRGLVSSISASNMTYRQQGIFYISATLPSENVDRVEAIVLEHLRSFHQSLVTEAEIARVRTQVANRFIFGNETPSDRANLYGYYQSMLTDLAPALNYPDRIQAIHAPDIQLAAQKYLPDNAYGILIVRPKA, encoded by the coding sequence ATGACTTCCACGCTCCTCCCCACCCTTTCCATTCCCCGCCTGAATTTCCCCACAGTTCGCCAGTTAACCAACGGTTTGACGATCGTGGCGGAACAGATGCCAGTGGAAGCCGTGAATTTGAGTCTCTGGATTGATGTGGGTTCCGCCGTGGAAACCCACGACATCAACGGTATGGCTCACTTTCTCGAGCATATGGTATTTAAAGGAACAGAAAAACTGCTCGCCGGAGAATTCGAGCGCCAAATCGAGGAGCGTGGCGCCGTCACCAATGCCGCCACCAGTCAGGATTACACCCACTATTACATCACCACTGCCCCCAAAGACTTTGCCGATTTGGCGCCCCTGCAAATCGATGTGGTACTTAACCCCAGCATTCCCGATGCGGCTTTCGATCGGGAAAGGTTGGTGGTATTAGAAGAAATTCGGCGAGCTGAAGACAACCCCCGCCGCCGCACTTATCAAAAATCCGTAGAGATGGCCTTTGAAGTCCTCCCCTATCGCCGCCCCATTCTCGGTCCCGCAGCAGTGGTGGAAAATTTGACCCCCCAGCAGATGCGGGATTTTCACGCTCAATGGTATCAACCATCGTCTATTACCGCCGTGGCGGTGGGTAATTTACCTGTAGAGGAGTTAATTGATATTGTCGCCGATGGCTTTTACCGGGGAAATCATCTGGGGTTAGCGCCCAACTCTGCACCCACCGGCGGTATGGTCTCACCTTTGGCCAAAGAATCTGCTTTCACGGAAATTGTCCGCGAGGAGTTGGTTGATGACAGCTTGCAGCAAGCGCGGTTAGTGATGGTGTGGCGAGTCCCGGGATTAGTGGATATAGATGAAACCTATGCTTTGGATGTATTGAGCGCGATTTTGGGTCGCGGTCGCACTTCTCGCCTGGTGCAGGATTTGCGGGAAACCCGGGGGCTAGTTTCTAGTATCTCTGCTAGCAATATGACTTATCGCCAACAAGGGATTTTTTATATTTCTGCTACCCTGCCATCGGAAAATGTCGATCGGGTCGAGGCGATCGTCCTGGAACACTTGCGCAGTTTTCATCAATCCCTAGTCACCGAGGCAGAAATCGCCCGCGTGCGGACCCAAGTAGCCAATCGGTTTATTTTTGGCAACGAAACCCCGAGCGATCGAGCCAACCTCTACGGCTACTATCAATCCATGCTCACCGACTTAGCCCCCGCACTCAACTATCCCGATCGCATTCAAGCCATCCACGCCCCCGATATCCAGCTCGCCGCCCAAAAATATCTCCCCGATAACGCCTACGGCATCCTCATCGTCCGCCCCAAGGCGTGA
- a CDS encoding type II toxin-antitoxin system PemK/MazF family toxin — MTSYSFGDIILVPFPFTDQTSAKKRPAVVVSSDVYNQEHPDLIVMAITSQRYIASMIGDVTVTYWNEAGLLKPSVIKACSPIA, encoded by the coding sequence ATGACCAGTTATAGCTTCGGCGATATTATCTTGGTTCCATTTCCCTTTACAGATCAAACTAGCGCGAAAAAACGTCCCGCCGTAGTAGTTAGCTCAGATGTGTACAACCAAGAACACCCCGATTTAATAGTGATGGCTATTACCAGTCAACGCTATATCGCTAGTATGATAGGCGATGTCACCGTAACCTACTGGAATGAGGCGGGGTTGCTGAAACCTTCTGTAATTAAAGCTTGTTCACCAATCGCTTAA
- a CDS encoding transposase, whose amino-acid sequence MSNYRRAWIPGGTFFLTIVTHRRQPLFRDGARVEQLRRAIAKVKTETPFEIVAAVVLPDHLHFIWKLPSGDANFSRRVSRLKVLFTRSIVGVGASARADSESRRKHRESDVWQRRFWEHAIRNETELESCLNYIHYNPVKHGLVSCPHQWKYSSFHKWVKRGQYPIDWACTCQRQPSPNLNFKNIASYIKE is encoded by the coding sequence ATGTCAAATTATCGGCGTGCTTGGATTCCTGGAGGTACTTTCTTTTTAACAATCGTCACCCACCGAAGACAGCCGTTATTTAGAGATGGAGCGCGAGTCGAGCAATTGCGACGGGCGATCGCCAAAGTCAAAACCGAGACCCCGTTTGAGATTGTCGCCGCCGTCGTTTTGCCAGACCACCTGCATTTTATTTGGAAATTGCCATCAGGTGATGCCAATTTTTCCCGGCGAGTTAGTCGATTGAAAGTATTATTCACCCGCTCCATAGTTGGAGTGGGAGCCTCAGCCAGAGCGGATTCAGAATCCAGACGCAAGCATCGAGAAAGCGACGTTTGGCAGCGTCGTTTCTGGGAACACGCGATTCGGAATGAAACAGAGCTGGAAAGCTGCTTAAATTACATTCATTACAATCCGGTAAAACATGGCTTAGTCTCATGTCCGCATCAGTGGAAATATTCTAGTTTTCACAAGTGGGTAAAGCGGGGTCAATACCCAATTGATTGGGCTTGCACTTGCCAACGTCAACCCTCGCCCAACTTGAACTTCAAAAATATTGCCTCCTACATCAAAGAATAA
- a CDS encoding DUF2281 domain-containing protein: MNSGIYSETNLIKKIRNLPPEKITGVEDFVDFLLEKMR, from the coding sequence ATGAATTCCGGCATTTATTCCGAAACCAACTTAATCAAAAAAATCCGCAACTTACCTCCTGAGAAAATTACAGGAGTAGAAGATTTTGTGGACTTTTTGCTAGAAAAAATGAGATGA
- a CDS encoding type II toxin-antitoxin system HicA family toxin: protein MPRKIRDYKAELIKLGFVQRRGKGSHENWKHPQLQLLITIAFKDGEDTPLYLEKLLKQAIQELEASAGEDSEE from the coding sequence ATGCCCAGGAAAATTCGCGACTACAAAGCTGAGTTGATTAAATTGGGGTTTGTGCAGCGGCGAGGAAAGGGGAGCCATGAAAACTGGAAGCATCCGCAACTGCAACTGTTGATTACCATTGCCTTCAAAGACGGTGAAGATACACCGTTGTATCTGGAAAAATTATTAAAACAAGCGATTCAAGAGTTGGAAGCAAGTGCCGGGGAGGATTCAGAGGAATGA